In Ancylothrix sp. D3o, one genomic interval encodes:
- a CDS encoding DUF4160 domain-containing protein produces the protein MPEITRFYGIIIKIFFADHPPPHFHAIYGEYNALVSIETLEIIEGDLPNRAEKMVMEWATLYQKELLSMWNNQDFCKLPPLK, from the coding sequence ATGCCAGAGATTACGAGATTTTACGGTATCATTATTAAAATTTTCTTTGCAGATCATCCGCCCCCGCATTTTCATGCAATTTATGGTGAATATAATGCTCTAGTTAGCATTGAAACATTAGAAATAATTGAAGGTGATTTACCTAATAGGGCTGAAAAGATGGTGATGGAGTGGGCCACTCTATACCAAAAAGAACTGTTGTCTATGTGGAACAACCAAGATTTTTGTAAACTTCCCCCTTTGAAATAA